A single window of Leptospira neocaledonica DNA harbors:
- a CDS encoding TrmH family RNA methyltransferase — protein MKLSQEHSNFINLEEAIQLEEYFKTLISSEKVSKIQEVASFRTKYLTIVMEDIFQPYNASAPVRTSECLGLTEMYVIENRNSYKPNEGISLGAQKWIQIHKYQKPNFDNTRHCISGLREKGYRIVATSPHTLENSYELDTLPLDKPCAVLFGSEERGLSSFAMGEADVFLKLPMYGFTESYNISVTVAIVLSHLGFRTRKEVQNWALTEEERVHIRNSYYKKCLHNGNLVESDLLQRIRSEATRVQ, from the coding sequence ATGAAACTCTCACAAGAACATTCAAATTTTATAAATCTAGAAGAAGCTATCCAGTTAGAGGAATATTTCAAAACTCTTATATCATCGGAGAAGGTTTCGAAGATCCAGGAAGTAGCCTCTTTTCGTACAAAGTACTTAACAATTGTAATGGAAGATATATTCCAACCTTATAATGCTAGTGCTCCGGTTAGAACTTCTGAATGTTTAGGCTTAACCGAGATGTATGTAATAGAAAATCGAAACTCCTATAAACCGAATGAAGGTATTTCTCTAGGCGCGCAAAAATGGATTCAGATCCATAAATACCAAAAGCCGAATTTCGATAATACTAGACATTGTATAAGCGGTTTAAGAGAGAAGGGTTACAGGATCGTAGCAACTTCTCCTCATACATTAGAAAATTCTTACGAATTAGATACTCTGCCATTAGATAAACCCTGCGCCGTCTTATTCGGCTCGGAAGAAAGAGGATTATCTTCTTTTGCTATGGGAGAAGCGGACGTATTTCTAAAACTTCCGATGTACGGTTTCACTGAAAGTTATAATATTTCGGTAACGGTGGCGATAGTGCTCTCTCATTTAGGGTTTAGAACGAGGAAAGAAGTCCAAAATTGGGCTTTAACGGAAGAGGAAAGGGTTCATATCCGAAATTCTTATTATAAAAAATGCCTTCATAACGGAAATCTTGTGGAATCTGATCTATTACAAAGGATCAGATCGGAAGCCACAAGGGTCCAATAA